The sequence below is a genomic window from Acetivibrio clariflavus DSM 19732.
AGACATATAAAAACTCCCTTCAGATTAAGTTTCTCAGCTTCTCTATACAATAGTGAAGTCTAGACCTTACCGTCCCAATGGGACACTTTAGTATTTTACTAATTTCTTCATAGGAATAGTCGTAATAATTTTTCAATATAAAAACCATTCTTTTTTCATAGGGAAAATCCATTAACAGCTTCCCTATCCTCTTTACAGTATCTTTGTTTATAACGGCATGCTCAATGTCTTGAGAATCCTTTAACGATAAATCTTCAATGGTCTTGTTGCTTATTTTCTTGTTCTTTCTAATATAATTTTTATACAAATTGGACGCAATAGAAATTAGCCAGGTTGAAAACTTGGACTCTCCCTTAAACTTTTTTATATTCAATATAGCCTTCATCATTACGTCTTGTGTTAAGTCCTTTGTAACTTCTTCATTCATAGTAAGTTTCAGAAGGTATCCGTATACAATTTTGTAGTTGTCATAAAGCAACAGTTCCAGTGACTTTCTGTCTCCCGATCTTGCTTTTTCAAGCAGAGTTTTTTCATCCAATAATATACCCCTTCCCTATTAGTCCATCCTTTGGAAAGTTGCAACAAACAATCTATTCCTTTCTCTTAGTGTTATCAATTTTAAACGGTTTATTTTTTTATCCTGCTATAAATTCCTCAATAGTATTAACTAAATCCGGATGAAGAGGATATCCCGGAAAAGTATATCTTTTGTAATTTTCCTTTTCATCCTCCGGTGAAACTTTCAGTACATGGTTCATATTTTCAAGTATTCTAAAATTCCTGTCATCTATTATATCGTCCAAATAGTTAATTTCATCAGGCTTTACCTGCAAATCACTGGTGCCGTATATGAAATACACTGGTATATCAAGCTTTTTTATCTCTGTAACAGGATTATATTCCATCCATCTTCTTATGAATTCTCCATTTTTACCGCTTAGCAGCTGCTTTATCTCTTTATTTTCCGAGTTACTCTCTTCTCCTGCTCTGATTTTATCAAGCTCCTCCTCTAAAATATTTGCAATTTCTTGATCCTGCCTCTTAATTTGTTCCAATAAAATTTTATCAATTGTTCTTGCTGCTCCGGCTATTGTCACAACACCATCAACCTTTTCCCGTTGAGCTGCCAAAACAGATATCAATGCTCCTTGACTATGTCCAATCAGATAAATTTTATCATAGTCTTTTTTTGCCTTAATATATTTTATACATTCAACCAAATCATCCACCAAAAAGTCAAATTTTATATTTTTATCTTTAAGAGATTTATAGCTTTTTCCCGAAGACCTTTGATCATATCTGAAGCTGGCAATACCTTTATCTTTAAGTTTGTATGCAAGATATTTCAGTGAATCGTTTCGGCCTTCCAAAATTGCACTGTTTCCATCTCTATCAGTAGGTCCCGATCCGGCAGTAATTATAACTATTGTGTTTTTTGCATTATCCTTAGGTTCCAGTATACTTCCATATATATATCCACCTTGTACCTCCAGTTTTACTTCGTTCATATTGTCAATACCATAAACAGCAATAATAGCAACAAGTATTACAATAGGCAGTATTAACAGATTTTTCATTTTTTCACCCCTATCTATACAAATTCAATCCTTTCAAGCTTAAACACTGACAGGACACCGAA
It includes:
- a CDS encoding sigma-70 family RNA polymerase sigma factor; this encodes MDEKTLLEKARSGDRKSLELLLYDNYKIVYGYLLKLTMNEEVTKDLTQDVMMKAILNIKKFKGESKFSTWLISIASNLYKNYIRKNKKISNKTIEDLSLKDSQDIEHAVINKDTVKRIGKLLMDFPYEKRMVFILKNYYDYSYEEISKILKCPIGTVRSRLHYCIEKLRNLI
- a CDS encoding alpha/beta hydrolase, translating into MKNLLILPIVILVAIIAVYGIDNMNEVKLEVQGGYIYGSILEPKDNAKNTIVIITAGSGPTDRDGNSAILEGRNDSLKYLAYKLKDKGIASFRYDQRSSGKSYKSLKDKNIKFDFLVDDLVECIKYIKAKKDYDKIYLIGHSQGALISVLAAQREKVDGVVTIAGAARTIDKILLEQIKRQDQEIANILEEELDKIRAGEESNSENKEIKQLLSGKNGEFIRRWMEYNPVTEIKKLDIPVYFIYGTSDLQVKPDEINYLDDIIDDRNFRILENMNHVLKVSPEDEKENYKRYTFPGYPLHPDLVNTIEEFIAG